In Neospora caninum Liverpool complete genome, chromosome Ib, one DNA window encodes the following:
- a CDS encoding putative nuclear RNA binding protein, translating to MAPQRKYYTVGVSNKFSAFADNDSEGGDSSGEEDVILSSPPAPTGETQSTGKQLSGTNAGSGKKANEGVSAHHDSERRPRATTGGRFGREEQSGPGGVNSRHGEFGGRGRGGFRGGRFPRRNLREGNEVENEEEQGVEAFGQRRNFRGGRGRGGFYSRGRGGAQGGYDRHTPAAMGGRDPKKSGGGAHNWGDDERVAAAGEQEAEKVEEKEKREDGEEDEEKKGEEEEAVEEEKKEEVLDLEAYKKMLEGKRQNLPNFIKKSNKKITTDQELEAEGYTLHVKEGREEEEETTSEEEDEHEEPKKKTMNVFEYIHNGGGRVNLFPGRRRGRGAGPSGSREFRGGRGRGRGGSFVKSRDAPDIQDERAFPTLGGR from the exons ATGGCACCCCAACGGAAATACTACACGGTTGGCGTGTCCAATAAATTCTCAGCTTTCGCGGACAATgacagcgaaggaggcgACTCTTCCGGTGAGGAGGATGTgattctctcctctcctcctgcgcccacaggagagacgcaaagtACCGGAAAACAGCTGTCCGGGACCAATGCGGGAagcggaaaaaaggcaaacgaaggcgtctccgcgcacCACGACTCGGAAAGGCGTCCCCGAGCTACCACGGGAG GGCGCTTTGGTCGCGAGGAGCAAAGCGGCCCGGGCGGGGTGAACTCTCGCCATGGCGAGTTCGGCGGCCGCGGCCGCGGCGGGTTCCGTGGCGGCAGATTCCCTCGCAGAAACCTCCGCGAAGGCAACGAAgtggagaacgaagaagaacagggTGTCGAGGCCTTCGGTCAGCGACGCAACTTCCGCGGAGGTCGAGGCCGCGGCGGGTTTTACTCGCGCGGCCGGGGCGGCGCTCAGGGCGGCTACGACCGCCACACGCCTGCAGCCATGGGAGGTCGGGatccgaagaagagcggcggcggggcaCACAACTGGGGCGACGACGAGCGCGTAGCAGCCGCTGGCGAACAAGAAGCTGAGAAggtggaagaaaaggagaagagagaagacggcgaagaggacgaagaaaag aagggcgaagaagaagaggccgtcgaggaagagaagaaggaggaggtTTTGGACCTCGAAGCCTACAAGAAGATGCTCGAAGGCAAGCGTCAGAACCTGCCGAACTTCATCAAGAAGTCGAACAAGAAAATCACGACCGACCAGGAACTTGAGGCGGAAGGATACACGTTGCACGTGAAGGAggggcgcgaagaagaggaagagaccacctcggaggaggaagacgagcacgaagaaccgaagaaaaagacaatGAACGTCTTTGAATATATCCACAACGGGGGCGGTCGCGTCAACCTCTTCCCCGGCCgcaggagaggccgaggTGCTGGCCCGTCCGGCTCGCGGGAATTCCGTggaggacgaggccgcgGTCGCGGG GGAAGTTTCGTCAAGAGCCGTGACGCGCCTGACATCCAAGACGAGCGCGCCTTCCCGACCCTGGGAGGCCGGTAG